ACTTTTCTCCCACCACTTGGGCCTCTCATCCTCAGCAACAACTGCATGAACCTGAAATCAATGGCCCTCGCACGACCAGTATAGTGTGTAACATTGCACAATATAGTAGAATGAATAATTATTAATCAACCACCAGTATGAATACAAAAAATTATAAGAACTTTGCAGATAAATAACATTAAGAAGCTTCAATTATCCTCAAGTTAGTATGCATTTAAACCTCTCAAACATAAGGGCGTACCAAGTACACGAGGCTCCCACCAATGTGGGGTTTGGGGAGGATCAATGTACGACAATTAAAGTAGTGCATTGTCACTCATCAAACTCTTACAATCCAATTCAATTTTTCCTCGCTTTCAACGTGGGACTATGCCAGGGGTGTTATAATCCTTCCTATTTAGGGCTTCACATTTTTGTCAGGGACCTAACATAAAGCATAATCAAACCCTGACATGGTAGTAGCATGGTCAATGTGAGACTCAGTCAAGTGATGGCAGTGATGTGCCGCTAGTCTCATTCGGGGATAATCTCTTTCTACTCCAATCTCTGACCATGCTTGTTACTACATCGATTTGCCATCATTTGTCATGACCTGACCTTTGGAATAACTAAGTTTTAAAGAGTCTAATTCTTTTGCTCAGGTTGATAATGGTACCCTCATAAAACTTTGATATTCCAACTCGATTCTTTATGGGATTAAACTAGGGCTGTTACACTAAGGTATTCCGCATGAAAGCCTATTAATCTCTAATAAATTCCGCGTTATGTGTACTTCACCAGGAACATGCACCAGGAATTTACTAACGTTCGCCAAAGGAACGAATTTACATCCATCTGCCTCTGCAACTAGGTCAATTCAACAGAACTAACCAGATTGCAGCACTAACACCAAATTTGAAcaacagaagaggaagaagaaacgaGAGAGGGGTTTTCAGCATCAAGAAGGAGTGACCCCTACCTTGAAGCGAGCCAATCGCCTGGGAAGGAAGGCGAGGGCGGCAGAAGCGGCACCGAGGCGAGGATCGGGGGAGACCTTTAGCCGAGGCGAGTGTGGGCGAGGCGGGAGAAGAGGGGTAGGAGGAGGAGCGACGAGGGAGAGGCGGAAGCACGCATCCGCCATTTAAAGACACAAAAGGACGACGCGCCAAAAGAAAGATCGCTCTTTGTAATCCTTCTTTTGTCCACGCGGCTCCTCCGACCCTCCCCCGCGTCTCTTCGGTTGCTCAATGACCTCCTGCTTTACCTCCGTCCCTGTTCGTCACTGAGGAGAGGGGGtcggggggagagggagagggagagggagagagagagagagagagagcaccaaAACGACTGGTGATAAGACTAAGCGGGTTGAGTGGCTCAGATTTCGTGCAGGGAAATGGGCCGGCGAAAACCGGTTGGGAGCGGTCCAATCACGGGTCGGCCGGCGGCGGTTTTGTGCTCCACGAGCGCCACTCGTTTCCACGATGAAGCGAACCGActtatttttatctttatattatatttatttattatttatttgccaGAGGATGGAATATTGCGGATTAGGATTTGGGCCGAGATTGGGCCGCTTAGTTACGCGAACCGATGGCCCGCTTCGTGTCTCTATCGACATGTGAAAGATGTGATCATTGTGGAATCTCTTTTTGAGAAGGGATGTGAGGATTCATTTGGTAAGTTCCGATGGAAAATGATTTCGATGGATATTATCTCCAtcacaattaataaaaaaaataaatagcagtatttttttttattgcggTTAGAAATCTGTTTTGGGAAACGTTTAGGGTTCGGATTAGATTTTGGGTTGCACTTAAGGATAGGGTTGGGGTTAGGATTAGGGTCAAAATGGTAAAAGCGTTAGACTAGTCAAAAtctaatgaaaatataataacattaaaaaaaaaaggatgagctTATAAATTTGATTCTTAATGAAAACGATAAGGAAACTAAGATAGTCATCATTGAACTATGTTTCTCACGCATTATGTTAGGATTTGATTTGGACTATATTAAATATTGATACGAgtgaataaaattaaaattaaatataataaatatattaattattttaattttaatttaaaatattttaattagattAAACGAAATTGATTGATTAGTCGTGACAATAAATTGAGACGTGTAGAGGTACGAGCTCGATAATGAACCGAGCCAAAGGTCCTCCGTCGAGACGCCGACATACGTGGGATGATACTTTACGTTTGACTTACGTACCAATACGGGAAAGTGCAGTCACTTATTTGATTGGTGGTAGGAGTCCTCTATCATTATTAATTACACGCACATTAATGAGTTATTTattacaaaataattagtaattGCTTCGTTCACGAGCACTGTTCTACCGACCGCAGCCATAAGTTTCTTTCATTTTATGTCATTTAATAAGATCTCCAACCACCAAATACGACATTGCATCCACCATAGATTCTCTCTCTTTGCACGGTTGGTGAGCCACACCTGCCCCATGACCGGATCCCGTCCCTGTCATCATAGATGCTTCATCCTTCCAGCCGTATCAGCTGCGGCAGACATGGTGGGTCCGAAGTTGCCTTCCGACCCTGTGCAAGATAACGGCTGTACCCTGTCGCTGACAGGATAGGAGAGCCGCACCCCTCCTGTTTCTTTCTTGTATCTCCCTCGAAGCCCGTCTCAGGTCGGTGCGACCAAACACGACACAGACTCCCCAATTGCAATTGATCCTAGTACACGCACACACATCATCTCGCTCCCCGTCAGCCTTCACCGTCCGCTTCTACCCAATCGGACGCCCTCTAGCTGTCTAATGAATCGTGCTCGCCACCCCGCCCTCTCCTCTGCACCTCAGATCTGGATCTGAAACTTCTCACTGTTTGCATGCCACAAACCGTAGTGTTTGCGAAACAATAGcaggcggaggcggcggtggaggcggaGGAATAGCCGTGTTCGTTTATATTCCTCTGCTCTTCCCTTTACCTCGCCTCCTGATTGGAATCGGAATTTATGGGAAAGTGAAAGACAAATAAGGAAGTGAATTTTTAGTGCTCCTTTGGAAGAAAGTTCCGATCTTTACTACGTGTTTGGTTCAAAGCAGAGATCTTTGTTGGTTGTTTGGGTCTCCGATGGAGCGCGCTCGAAAACTGGCGAGCCAGGCGATCCTCCGCCGCCTGATCTCCCAGACGAGGCCGTCCCCGCCTATGCCCGCCGCCACCCGCCGCGTCTCCTCCCTGTTCCCGGCCACCAACTCCCTCTTTCGTCCGTCCGTGCTCGCCGAATCCATGCTTCGCAATGGCCAGACTCGCTCCATCTCCGTCGATGCCCTCCGCCCCTCCGACACCTTCCCCCGCCGCCACAACTCCGCCACGCCCGAGGAGCAGTTCACCATGGCCGCCTCCTGTGGCTTCTCCTCCCtcgacgccctcatcgacgcTACCGTCCCCAAGACCATCCGCATCTCCGACATAAGGCTCCCCAAGTTCGACGCCGGCCTTACCGAGTCGGAGATGATCGCGCACATGAGCCGCCTGGCCGCCAAGAACAAGGTCTTTAAGTCCTTCATCGGGATGGGCTACTACGACACTCTCGTCCCCGGCGTCATCCTCCGCAACATCATGGAGAACCCGGCGTGGTACACCCAGTACACTCCGTACCAGGCCGAGATCGCACAAGGCCGCCTCGAGTCCCTCCTCAACTTCCAGACCATGATCTCCGACCTCACCGCCCTCCCCATGTCCAACGCTTCCCTCCTCGACGAGGGCACCGCCGCCGCAGAGGCCATGGCCATGTGCAACAACATCCAGAAAGGCAAAAAGAAGACCTTCTTGGTCGCCTCCAATTGCCATCCCCAGACCATCGACGTCTGCAAGACCAGGGCCGACGGGTTCGATATCAAGGTCGTCGTGGCCGACCTCAAGGACTTCGATTACAAGTCCAACGATGTTTGCGGAGTCCTGGTCCAGTACCCCGGCACCGACGGTGAGATCTTGGACTACGGGGAGTTCATCAAGAATGCTCATGCCCATGGCGTTAAGGTCGTGATGGCGACCGACCTGCTGGCGCTGACGGTGCTCAAGCCGCCGGGCGAGCTCGGGGCCGACATCGTGGTGGGATCTGCTCAGAGGTTCGGGGTGCCCATGGGCTATGGCGGTCCTCACGCTGCGTTCCTGGCCACGTCGCAGGAGTACAAGAGGATGATGCCTGGTAGAATCATCGGGGTCAGCGTTGATTCCACCGGTAAGCCTGGGCTACGGATGGCGATGCAGACCAGGGAGCAGCACATCAGGAGGGACAAGGCCACCAGCAACATATGCACCGCGCAGGTCGGCGATCTCTGCTTATTCTTTATATCCGTTCATTTGTTCCCTGCTTTGGGTGTGATTATTCACTTGTTTCGTCTCCGGAACCTCCAGGCGTTGCTTGCGAACATGGCCGCAATGTATGCCGTGTATCATGGTCCTGAAGGTCTCAAGGCAATTGCCGAGAGGGTCCACGGTCTTTCTTGTGCTTTTGCACACGGGCTGAAGAAGCTCGGGACGGTGACCCTTCAAGATCTTCCGTTCTTTGACACAGTCAAAGTAAAATGTTCCAATGCAAAGGCAATTGCCGATGAGGCctgcaagaatgaaatgaatctTCGGGTTGTTGACTCCGATACGGTGAGTGATCTTATCAGAATTCTACTTGATAATGGGTAGCAGACATCTAGATGTGTAAGCGTACACTCTGCAGCTGCAGATACCAGTTCTCATGCTGTCATTATCTATGATTTCAGATAACTGTGTCCTTTGATGAGACCACAACCCTTGAAGATGTGGATAAGTTGTTTGAAGTTTTTGCTTGTGGCAAGGCTGTAAGTACTTGTGGTGACAGACTATTTGCAGATTCCTTCGCTGATATGAAGCATCTGATGTTAGTTGAAATCCTCAGGTCAACTTTACTGCAGAATCTCTAGCTCCTGAAGTCCAGATGGTAATCCCAAAAGGCctagccagatatagctcatattTGACGCACCCAATCTTCAACTCGTACCACACAGAGCATGAACTGCTGCGGTATATCCACAAGTTACAATCCAGAGATCTCTCCTTATGCCACAGCATGATTCCTCTTGGATCTTGCACGATGAAACTGAATGCTACTGTGGAGATGATGCCTGTGACTTGGCCCAGCTTTGCTGACCTTCACCCATTTGTGCCTGCTGACCAGGCTCAAGGATATCAGGTACTAATTTTTCTTTTCTCTAACCTGTTGAAATTATGCGTTTTAACTGACTTCTTATTGGTACCAGGAAATGTTCAAAGACTTGGGTGAGCTTTTGTGCACCATCACAGGATTTGATTCTTTCTCATTGCAACCAAATGCTGGTGCTGCTGGAGAATATGCTGGGCTCATGGTTATTCGTGCTTACCACCTAGTAAGTCATTCGGACACTGTTGTTGTCAAGTGAAGCGATTGGTCTTTGAGATTTAGAATTTATGTCATTGACGGACGTgcctttttggtgaaaattttgtAGTCTAGAGGAGATAGCCATCGTAATGTCTGCATCATACCCGTATCTGCTCATGGGACAAATCCTGCAAGTGCAGCCATGTGCGGAATGAAGATTGTTGCTGTTGGAACCGATTCCAAGGGTAACATTAACATTGAAGAACTAAGAAAAGCAGCTCAGGCACACAAGGACAATTTGTCTGCTCTGATGGTAAGAATGGTGTCTCCTTAAAATTTATGGAATTCTCAATTTAGCATTCATGAGGACTAGTGCTACAGTCATTTATCTTTGTTGACATTTGCGCCAAAGTTTATGTTCCTTTACTTGCAAAGGTTGTTCGAGCTAGTTTTTCCCTGCAGATCGACATCTTTGCAGAATGATATGGTAGTCATTTCTTTGTTCAGATTTCCAACTTCTTAAGGTAgtttacataaagttttaaaGTGCTGAACCTACACAGCTCGATTAATAAAAGAAGCTGCTGATGAATTTCCTCTTTAAATAGTAAGGGCATGATATGGAATTGTTTGACTGTCTTCATTATTGATTAACCCCTGCCTGCTCAGGTTACATACCCGTCAACTCATGGAGTCTATGAAGAAGGCATCGATGAGATATGCAAGATTATTCATGACAATGGAGGACAAGTTTACATGGATGGTGCTAACATGAATGCACAGGTATGTAGTTGCATATCCTAAATGAAACCATTTAATGATAACTGATGGCTTTTGTTGTCTTGTTTATGGGCATGGAAAGTTAATGTGACACCACAGTAGTATGCAAACTGGATGCTACTTGTGTCAACTAAATGGtttatcaagaaattaaacaATTGGGGTTCCTGATATCTAAACGTATGGGATGATGGTGTGGTATATTAAGTATCTTAGTTCAATCAATCACTAAACTCTTCTTAGGTTACTTTCTGAGTTGTTGATTACTGATTTTCTTTGAAACATTTTCTACGGTGCAGTATTTTGCATGAAACATTCGTGTTTTGAGTCACACATCTTTTGACCATCTACTCATTGCATAAAGTTAAATCCTCTATCTTGAGTTTTGATCAATTTGGTTGCTTCAGCAGTCTAACATTGACTTTGATGTATTATCCAGGTCGGCCTTACAAGTCCA
The window above is part of the Musa acuminata AAA Group cultivar baxijiao chromosome BXJ1-1, Cavendish_Baxijiao_AAA, whole genome shotgun sequence genome. Proteins encoded here:
- the LOC135631334 gene encoding glycine dehydrogenase (decarboxylating), mitochondrial-like — encoded protein: MERARKLASQAILRRLISQTRPSPPMPAATRRVSSLFPATNSLFRPSVLAESMLRNGQTRSISVDALRPSDTFPRRHNSATPEEQFTMAASCGFSSLDALIDATVPKTIRISDIRLPKFDAGLTESEMIAHMSRLAAKNKVFKSFIGMGYYDTLVPGVILRNIMENPAWYTQYTPYQAEIAQGRLESLLNFQTMISDLTALPMSNASLLDEGTAAAEAMAMCNNIQKGKKKTFLVASNCHPQTIDVCKTRADGFDIKVVVADLKDFDYKSNDVCGVLVQYPGTDGEILDYGEFIKNAHAHGVKVVMATDLLALTVLKPPGELGADIVVGSAQRFGVPMGYGGPHAAFLATSQEYKRMMPGRIIGVSVDSTGKPGLRMAMQTREQHIRRDKATSNICTAQALLANMAAMYAVYHGPEGLKAIAERVHGLSCAFAHGLKKLGTVTLQDLPFFDTVKVKCSNAKAIADEACKNEMNLRVVDSDTITVSFDETTTLEDVDKLFEVFACGKAVNFTAESLAPEVQMVIPKGLARYSSYLTHPIFNSYHTEHELLRYIHKLQSRDLSLCHSMIPLGSCTMKLNATVEMMPVTWPSFADLHPFVPADQAQGYQEMFKDLGELLCTITGFDSFSLQPNAGAAGEYAGLMVIRAYHLSRGDSHRNVCIIPVSAHGTNPASAAMCGMKIVAVGTDSKGNINIEELRKAAQAHKDNLSALMVTYPSTHGVYEEGIDEICKIIHDNGGQVYMDGANMNAQVGLTSPGFIGADVCHLNLHKTFCIPHGGGGPGMGPIGVKKHLAPFLPSHPVVATGGIPPPENAQPLGTISAAPWGSALILTISYTYIAMMGSKGLTNASKTAILNANYMAKRLENYYPILFRGVNGTVAHEFIVDLRGFKATAGIEPEDVAKRLMDYGFHGPTMSWPVPGTLMIEPTESESKAELDRFCDALISIREEIAQIESGKADINNNVLKGAPHPLSMLMGDAWNKPYSRECAAFPVSWLRDAKFWPTAGRIDNVYGDRNLICTLPPVSQMAEEAAAATA